The following coding sequences are from one Triticum aestivum cultivar Chinese Spring chromosome 5A, IWGSC CS RefSeq v2.1, whole genome shotgun sequence window:
- the LOC542838 gene encoding probable inorganic phosphate transporter 1-8 — protein sequence MAREQLEVLTALDAAKTQWYHFTAIVIAGMGFFTDAYDLFCISLVTKLLGRIYYYREGADAPGSLPPNVAAAVNGVAFCGTLSGQLFFGWLGDRMGRKRVYGMTLMCMVLCSIASGLSFGSTPGSVMATLCFFRFWLGFGIGGDYPLSATIMSEYANKKTRGAFIAAVFAMQGFGILTGGVVTLIVSAAFRAAFPTQAYQDAPLASTPAQADFVWRFILMFGAVPALMTYYWRMKMPETARYTALVAKNAKQAAADMSKVLQVDIGAEEEDPKANDGVGAADDRNSFGLFSGEFLRRHGLHLLGTATCWFLLDIAFYSQNLFQKDIFTAINWIPKAKTMSALEEVHRIARAQTLIALCGTVPGYWFTVALIDRIGRFWIQLGGFFFMAVFMLGLAFPYHHWTTPGNHIGFVVLYALTFFFANFGPNSTTFIVPAEIFPARLRSTCHGISAAAGKLGAIVGSFGFLYLAQNKDPAKVDHGYKAGIGVRNSLFILAACNFLGMGFTFCAPESNGISLEELSGENDDGEAAAPAHARTVPV from the coding sequence ATGGCGCGCGAGCAGCTGGAGGTGCTCACGGCGCTGGACGCCGCCAAGACGCAGTGGTACCACTTCACGGCCATCGTCATCGCCGGCATGGGCTTCTTCACCGACGCCTACGACCTCTTCTGCATCTCCCTCGTCACCAAGCTGCTCGGCCGCATCTACTACTACCGGGAAGGGGCGGACGCGCCCGGCTCGCTGCCGCCCAacgtcgccgccgccgtcaacggcGTCGCCTTCTGCGGCACGCTCTCCGGCCAGCTCTTCTTCGGCTGGCTCGGCGACCGCATGGGCCGCAAGCGCGTCTACGGCATGACGCTCATGTGCATGGTGCTCTGCTCCATCGCCTCGGGCCTCTCCTTCGGGTCCACCCCCGGCTCCGTCATGGCCACGCTGTGCTTCTTCCGCTTCTGGCTTGGGTTCGGCATCGGCGGCGACTACCCGCTCTCCGCCACCATCATGTCCGAGTACGCCAACAAGAAGACGAGGGGCGCCTTCATCGCCGCCGTGTTTGCTATGCAGGGCTTCGGCATCCTCACCGGCGGCGTCGTCACGCTCATCGTCTCCGCCGCCTTCCGCGCCGCCTTCCCCACCCAGGCCTACCAGGACGCCCCCCTCGCCTCCACGCCGGCGCAGGCCGACTTCGTGTGGCGCTTCATCCTCATGTTCGGCGCCGTCCCGGCCCTCATGACCTACTACTGGCGGATGAAGATGCCCGAGACGGCGCGCTACACGGCGCTCGTCGCCAAGAACGCCAAGCAGGCGGCCGCGGACATGTCCAAGGTGCTCCAGGTGGACATCGGCGCCGAGGAAGAGGACCCCAAGGCGAACGACGGCGTTGGAGCCGCCGACGACCGCAACTCGTTCGGGCTCTTCTCCGGCGAGTTCCTGCGCCGGCACGGGCTGCACCTCCTCGGCACGGCCACCTGCTGGTTCCTCCTCGACATCGCCTTCTACTCGCAGAACCTGTTCCAGAAGGACATCTTCACGGCGATCAACTGGATCCCCAAGGCCAAGACGATGAGCGCCCTCGAGGAGGTGCACCGCATCGCGCGCGCGCAGACGCTCATCGCGCTCTGCGGCACGGTGCCGGGCTACTGGTTCACGGTGGCGCTGATCGACCGGATCGGGCGGTTCTGGATCCAGCTCGGCGGCTTCTTCTTCATGGCCGTGTTCATGCTGGGGCTCGCCTTCCCGTACCACCACTGGACGACGCCGGGGAACCACATCGGGTTCGTGGTGCTGTACGCGCTCACCTTCTTCTTCGCCAACTTCGGGCCCAACTCCACCACCTTCATCGTGCCAGCGGAGATCTTCCCGGCGAGGCTCCGGTCGACGTGCCACGGCatctcggcggcggcggggaagctgGGGGCCATCGTGGGGTCGTTCGGGTTCCTGTACCTGGCGCAGAACAAGGACCCGGCCAAGGTGGACCACGGGTACAAGGCCGGCATCGGGGTGCGGAACTCGCTCTTCATCCTCGCCGCCTGCAACTTCCTCGGCATGGGCTTCACCTTCTGCGCGCCCGAGTCCAACGGCATCTCGCTCGAGGAGCTCTCCGGCGAGAAcgacgacggcgaggcggccgCGCCGGCGCACGCCAGGACGGTGCCCGTGTGA